The genome window GATTAACGAAAAAGTATCTGGTAGATTTTAAGTGCAACAACCTACCAACAATCTTTGGATTATTTCCTTAAAGTTTATTATCAATCTTACTTCCAGCGTGGCAGATCAACTTACTTCACTAGGGCACCTGACGTCATATTCCATCGTCAATTGCTCATACTATGTATCAGTCTCCTTCGCTGCCGCAGAACCGATGAGCATGAATCCGGGATCTGCCTCTCTAAACCTTTGTGGATTGCATGCCATTATCTGACATCAGAGTTGATAACTAATAGTGAAGCGAACAGCAGACGAAGCCGTACTACTCAAAGATGACAAGTGCGGGCCATGCCCGAATCCAATCGATCGATGGCCCCTAAACCCCGAGTATCGTCGTCATCGGCAGCTGTCTACTAGCCAAAGGGAGATGATGGTCGGTCCGGTCCGGTCCAAAGGCCTGCTTCGTCCTTGTGCCTGCCTGCTGCGGGCTTGGCAATGCCGaaggccatatatatatatatctctctcgcaGCTGCAACCAAGGCATTCTGGCACATGAGCTGTGCGTGGGTGGGTGGGGATGTGTAACATGAACCGACCCGATCGGCCGACCGGCCGTCTTTGAGCTGACGAGCCGCGGATCTGTCTACCGCATACCATTTCTTTCGGAAGCAAATAATTCGGTCAATACGCAGGGATTGCACATTGGGATAGGACGAACCCTTGGTTTGGTGTCGCCTACATAAAGTCTAACCCAGCCTGACATACTTACTATTGGGCTCAGGTTTCGGGCCTACAATTGCAACCTTTGATGGCCCACTCGGTGATTGGGTTCAGGTTGAGCGACTTGTCGTCTACACTTGATGGATTTTACCTGTTCCTACAGCATCAACATTTGCTTGTTTAGTGTTGTGGAAGTAGCACAAAGGTGGTGGAACAAAAGAACGTTTTGCGGAATCACAGGCTTATCCTGGATTCTATAGATCGTAGCAATCTGGAGTGAATATTCTTTCTCTGATAGTAGATTCCACTGCAGATGTTGTGGGATTAAGAAAGACCGGAAGAAACCTTGAACCCCCTCCGCCCACCTCAGTCGATGCCGTGAAGAGAGCCGCTGCcgctgacttggcacttttaactgtGTGGGCCCATCGTCCGGTTCCTAATAATATGAGTCGGCCCGATGGAGCCTCGCCTGCTTTTAGCCTTTTGGGCTCCCGCTGGGCCGCGCACCGACCCTTACaatgttctcttttcttttgctgGCTTCCTCGTCCAAGCCACGTATCCGTCACCTTCTAGGGCAGAATCCGTTGCCATGCTCTCCCTCGCTCGGAAGCTCTCCCCACAGCCAAGGAGGTTGTCttcatcgtcgtcatcatcatcaacgCTTTCCTTCCTCTACCTGTCTACTTCTCCAACCTCCTCCGATTCGATCCCTCCGCCGCTGCTTTCGGCTTCCTCCCCGTTCCACCGACGAAACCCTCCTCTGCCCCTTCATCCTCTCTTCTCCCCCTTCCTccgccccttctcctcctcccatgCCCCATTCCCGCCTTCGCTTCCTCCCCTTTCCGCTCTCCGTGGCGGATGCTACGGCGAAGGCGACGTCGATGTCGACTGCCCCCCTCCTCACCTCCTCCCGCTTTGCCCCGGCTGCGGCGTCCACATGCAGTCCTCCGACCAAACCCTCCCCGGCTTCTTTTCCCTCCCCTCACCCAAGTCGCCCGACTATCGCGCCCCGATAGATCGATCCCGCCCCGTCGCCGCCGACGACACCTGCCTCTCGCTCTTCCTCAAGTCGGGTCACCTCCTTCCGGCGGAGGATCCCGAGCCCCCTGTCCCTTCTGAGCAGTCTGGCAGGCCTCTTGTCTGCGCCCGATGCCACTCCCTCCGCCACTACGGCCGCGTCAAGAACCCCTCCGCCGAGAACCTCCTCCCGGATTTCGACTTCGACCGCATGGTCGGACCCAAGATGGTCTCTCCGTCCGGCCCCCGCACCGTCGTCCTCATGGTCGTCGATGCCGCCGATTTCGACGGCTCCGTCCCCCGCAAGGTCGCTCGGCTGGTCTCCTCCTCCATTGACAAGTACTCCAGGGCCTGGAAGGAGGGGAAGCCCGGGAACGTGCCACGGGTAGTACTTGTAGTCACCAAGATCGACCTTCTCCCTTCCTCGATATCTCCCGACGCGTTCGAGGACTGGGTCCGGAAGAGGGCCAGCGTGTGGGGAGTCAACAAGTTGACGGGGGTGCACCTGGTGAGCGCTGTGAGGAATTGGAGGGTGCGCGATATCGTTGACCATGTGAGGGAGCTCGCGGGAGTGCGGGGCAATGTGTGGGCAGTGGGGGCACAAAATGCCGGTAAGTCTACATTGATCAACGCCATGGGGAGATGCGTCGGGGACAAGGTGAGCCACTTGACAGAGGCTCCAGTGCCCGGTACTACTTTGGGGATTGTTAGAGTGGAGGGAGTTCTCAGTGGACAGGCTAAACTGTTCGACACGCCAGGTATCCTGCATCCTTACCAGATCACAATGAGGTTGACGAGGGAAGAACAGAAGCTGGTCCATATGAGCAAAGAGTTGCGTCCTAGGACTTACAGAATCCAGGTTTGTCTTATTTGTTAGATTCATTGTGCTTTTATTTGATAGATGCAAGGAGATAAGAACTCTCTTCAATGCTTATAACTTCTGGTTGTGATCATGCTGTGAGTTGCTGCCTTCATAGTATAGTAAGCAATAACTCTAACTAGTTCTGCAGTCAAATGAATATGAAATTTAAGATTCACTAGAGTTCTGGATATCTCTTTGCTCATGGATTTTCATCATATCAGTTAGAAACATGATCTGTACTCTGTTTTAGAAAGATACAGCCTGCTGGTTGTTTCTCTTTGGTACCAAAGTTTTCTGCACTGTTTCATGGTTCTTTGATTCTGAGGCTTAAATAGTGGGTATGCTTTCTCAAGCTAAATGTTAGATTTAAGATTCACTAGAGTTCTGAATATCTCTTTGCTTACGGATTTTCATCATTTCAGTTAGAAATATTATCTGTACTGTGTTTTACAAAGATACAGCCTGCTGGTTGTTTCTCTTTGGTGCCAAAGTTTTCTGCACTGTTTCATGGTTCTTTGATTCTAAGGCTTAAATAGTTGGCTATGCTTTCTCAAGCTAAATGTTGATTGCTGGGTGGGAAACGTTGAGAATTCACATTCTTACTCATCATAGCAAGGGTGCATAAGACTAATAAATAAAACACTCTCATCTAATTAAAGAAACGGAAGTTCATACTCAAAAGAGGAAAAAATGTGTGAATTTAGGGCTGCAGCCTGGTAGCGATCTTATTGTTGAAAACAGAAAATTGGAGATGCAATAACGTAGTTGATTTATGTAATTTTGGATGAAATCTAAATAAGTGGTTCAAAGTTTTTGAGTTGATTTAATTCTGGGGTATGTCCACCACAGCTATTTGATGAATTAACAATTTAATGATCCATGGCTGTTTGGGTCTGTTTTCCTTGGTTATCTATGACATCTAGAAATGCCTGGCGTAAAAGGAATTAATATGAGGTTGTTTCCAAGAATATGGTCATAGCTAATAAATGTTATCATTATAGTTTAGGAGCATAATTGGATAATCTGAATGATGGAAACACAGGTTATGAGCTATTTTTCCAAATTACATTTTAAGCTCTTAGGGAGTAGAGAGGATCATATATGATTTCACACTTTCAATACtctggatgattttttttttttagttatttcCAATAAGTTTGTACTAAAAAAAGTCAAGTGGTAAAATGTCAATTGATAATTTTTCAGTCAGACACTTGTGGTGGATATATATCTGAAGAATTAATCTAGATAGATATCAGAATTGATGTGGCACATATTGTGCAGGAAATGGCTATTAGGTGCTTGGAACTTACTTTCCTGATGTCAATGAAATGTTCCCCAACTTTGTATTATATTGTTCCTGAAGTTTGCATATTCTTTGTTAAAAGAAGACAAAATTGGCACATGATAGTGAACTTAATAACAAGGATATTTTTGAAAATGGCAGTATTAGAACAGGCTTTGTTAAGACAACACTAGGTAGCAAGTGGCAGTATTAATAGGCTTATGAGGGAAGACAGTTGATAGTTCAATTAAATGATGTTATTCTATACATCCTGAAAGTGGATGGTCTTTCTACAATGAAATAAGACAGTCTTAGTGTCTTTCACCAGTAAATCGAAACTGTGTTCAAGGGTTTATGGGAGTGTTATTTAAATTGGACTTGGCTATTGATATGGTGCCTCTATATTGAGGTTGTCTTACTGGTATAATGATGAAGCAATTGTTTACTGGTTAAATAGTTGGTGCAGTGGAGATCCCTTGCTGAATTCATGGTGGTTAAATAGTTCAAGATGATTCTAATTTTGTTTTACAATGGA of Musa acuminata AAA Group cultivar baxijiao chromosome BXJ2-3, Cavendish_Baxijiao_AAA, whole genome shotgun sequence contains these proteins:
- the LOC103975216 gene encoding GTP-binding protein BRASSINAZOLE INSENSITIVE PALE GREEN 2, chloroplastic — translated: MEPRLLLAFWAPAGPRTDPYNVLFSFAGFLVQATYPSPSRAESVAMLSLARKLSPQPRRLSSSSSSSSTLSFLYLSTSPTSSDSIPPPLLSASSPFHRRNPPLPLHPLFSPFLRPFSSSHAPFPPSLPPLSALRGGCYGEGDVDVDCPPPHLLPLCPGCGVHMQSSDQTLPGFFSLPSPKSPDYRAPIDRSRPVAADDTCLSLFLKSGHLLPAEDPEPPVPSEQSGRPLVCARCHSLRHYGRVKNPSAENLLPDFDFDRMVGPKMVSPSGPRTVVLMVVDAADFDGSVPRKVARLVSSSIDKYSRAWKEGKPGNVPRVVLVVTKIDLLPSSISPDAFEDWVRKRASVWGVNKLTGVHLVSAVRNWRVRDIVDHVRELAGVRGNVWAVGAQNAGKSTLINAMGRCVGDKVSHLTEAPVPGTTLGIVRVEGVLSGQAKLFDTPGILHPYQITMRLTREEQKLVHMSKELRPRTYRIQARHSVHIGGLFRVDVEELSVDSIYLTVWASPLIPLHMGKTEKASMMIEHHFGRQLQPPIGEERINELGKWVRKEINVSGNSWDASSVDIAVAGLGWCAIGLKGEAVLGVWTYDGIDVVQRNSLISRRAAIFEEAGFTDSKIVSQADSAGSKLNRSTCCTFGNI